The Phoenix dactylifera cultivar Barhee BC4 chromosome 9, palm_55x_up_171113_PBpolish2nd_filt_p, whole genome shotgun sequence genome window below encodes:
- the LOC103704138 gene encoding ras-related protein RABA5a-like yields MVSDGDEEQSQDYLFKIVLIGDAAVGKSNLLARYARNEFYPNSKSTIGVEFQTQKMDIDGKAVKAQIWDTAGQERFRAVTSAYYRGAVGALLVYDISRRQTFDSVGRWLNELQTHSDMNVVTILVGNKTDLKDAREVTTAEGKALAEAQGLFFMETSALDSSNVAAAFQTVVKEIYNILSRKMHLSQDQKKPNMSSLGNGKTVILQEDANDTNNGAKGNWCCS; encoded by the exons ATGGTTTCTGATGGAGATGAAGAACAGAGCCAGGACTACCTTTTTAAGATTGTTCTCATTGGTGATGCTGCTGTTGGAAAGTCAAATTTACTTGCAAGATATGCTCGGAATGAATTCTACCCAAACTCCAAGTCCACAATAGGAGTTGAGTTTCAAACTCAGAAGATGGACATTGACGGGAAGGCAGTCAAAGCTCAGATATGGGACACTGCTGGTCAGGAACGTTTCAGAGCTGTGACATCTGCATATTATCGAGGAGCTGTCGGAGCTCTTCTGGTGTATGATATCAGCAGGCGTCAAACTTTTGATAGTGTTGGCCGATGGCTTAATGAACTACAAA CTCACTCCGACATGAATGTTGTGACGATTCTCGTGGGCAACAAAACTGATCTCAAGGATGCCAGGGAGGTAACCACAGCTGAGGGGAAGGCACTGGCAGAGGCCCAGGGCCTCTTCTTCATGGAAACCTCTGCGCTTGACTCTTCCAATGTGGCAGCAGCTTTTCAGACTGTAGTTAAAGAGATCTATAATATACTAAGCAGAAAGATGCATCTATCTCAAGATCAAAAGAAGCCCAACATGTCATCATTAGGAAATGGGAAGACTGTGATTTTACAGGAGGATGCAAATGACACGAACAATGGAGCCAAAGGAAACTGGTGCTGTTCATGA